One window from the genome of Garra rufa chromosome 1, GarRuf1.0, whole genome shotgun sequence encodes:
- the LOC141329050 gene encoding uncharacterized protein, with the protein MPPKIHTGVKDTCFECGKTFTTAAGLKKHEMIHTGERPYKCSHCDMRFIQSGGLKRHERIHTGEKPFACDQCGKRFSRDTALKQHVVVHTKEKPHSCNVCGNRFSHRQSLKEHEKIHTGVRDYMCFECEKTFISAKCLRLHQRIHTGEKPYKCSHCDKRFRLLAQRKTHEMNHTGNKPFTCDQCGKSFTLKASLTGHMRVHTGEKPYTCDQCGKNFSYSSALKIHMALHTGEKSYACDQCNKTFLRALDLKRHLTVHTKEKTHPCPLCGKCFARPAHLKEHQKVHTGVREYMCFECEKTFTSASCLKLHQRIHTGEKPYKCSHCDKRFSNSGFLKIHERIHTGEKPYKCSHCDKRFSQLGNLQTHERVHTGEKPHTCDQCGTSFARKWCLKDHMRIHTGGKPFPCDQCGKRFTKSLHLNEHMNIHTGEKPYKCSHCDKRFKDSGNLKTHERIHTEEKLYQCTECGKSFKHSISLQSHSKNHHSE; encoded by the coding sequence atgcctCCGAAAATACATACTGGTGTGAAAGACACATGCTTCGAGTGTGggaagacttttactacagcggCCGGTTTAAAAAAGCATgagatgattcacactggagagagaccgtacaagtgttcacactgtgacatgAGATTCATTCAGTCAGGAGgcctgaaaagacatgagaggatccacactggagagaaaccgtttgcatgtgatcagtgcggaaaAAGATTTTCAAGAGATACAGCCCTGAAACAGCACGTGGtagttcatacaaaggagaagccacattcatgtAATGTGTGTGGAAATAGATTTTCACATCGACAAAGTTTGAAAGAACATGagaaaatacacactggtgtcagagactacatgtgctttgagtgtgagaagacttttatTTCAGCAAAGTGTTTAAGACTGcaccagaggatccacactggagaaaaaccttacaagtgttcacactgtgacaaaagATTCAGACTGTTAGCACAGAGGAAAACACACGAGATGAACCACACTGGAAATAAACCGTTcacgtgtgatcagtgcgggaagagtttcacactAAAAGCAAGCCTTACAGGCCATATGCgggttcatactggagagaaaccgtacacttgtgatcagtgcggaaAGAATTTCTCATACTCATCGGCGCTTAAGATTCACATGGCcctccacactggagagaaatcgTATGCATGTGATCAATGTAACAAAACATTTTTGAGAGCTTTAGACCTGAAAAGGCACCTGACCGTTCATACAAAGGAAAAGACACATCCATGTCCTTTGTGTGGAAAGTGTTTTGCACGTCCAGCACATTTAAAAGAGCATCAGAAAGTTCATACTGGTGTGagagagtacatgtgctttgagtgtgaaaagacttttacttcAGCGAGCTGTTTAAAACTGCaccagaggattcacactggagaaaaaccttacaagtgttcacactgtgacaagagattcagcaATTCAGGatttctgaaaatacatgagaggattcacactggagagaaaccgtacaagtgttcacactgtgataaGAGATTCAGTCAGTTAGGAAATCTGCAAACACACGAGagggtccacactggagagaaaccacacacatgtgatcagtgcgggacaAGTTTTGCAAGAAAATGGTGCCTTAAAGACCATATGAGGATTCATACTGGAGGTAAACCATTtccatgtgatcaatgtgggaagagatTTACAAAATCATTACACCTTAatgaacacatgaacatccacactggagagaaaccttataagtgttcacactgtgacaagagattcaaagATTCAGgaaatctgaaaacacatgagaggattcacactgaagagaaacTGTATCaatgcactgaatgtgggaagagtttcaaacATTCAATTTCTCTACAAAGTCATTCAAAAAACCATCACAGCGAGTAG